The Heterodontus francisci isolate sHetFra1 unplaced genomic scaffold, sHetFra1.hap1 HAP1_SCAFFOLD_310, whole genome shotgun sequence genome includes the window CACTTTAGGGAATGCACGACATATGTCATCCAGAGAAGAATGAAATTACCAGATatagtaaagagcaagatcattgacCTCTTCCGGTTCTTGCTCTCTGAATCATTTTGGTTATTGATGCTGCTGAGGAGCGCCCTGCGGACTATATTGGACTTTATAACATGTTTCACAGTGAGAGCATTTAACAAAAGGATCAAAAAGATCGGCACTAAAGGTGTTAAAATGCTGTCAATCCACTCGTATGCGGCCCATAAGGGAGAAGTGTAATAGGCAGGGGTTTCAATGCAGAAGTATGGAATGTTGTTAATTATAAGTTGAGGTTCATACATGAAATAAAAGGGGATAATTCTCAGGCAGCTGAGCACGCACACGGTCGCTAAAACCATGTTCGCCGTTCTTTGGGTAcaatgcctttgtttgagattcggACAACAAATAGCTACaaagcgatcaaaggtgaaagcaactgtGAACCAGACGGAGCAGTGCAGTGCTGCCATTTTCGTGACTAGTTTTATGGTGCATACGGGAGTGATGAACAATAAATTTATTGGCAAGTAAATATTGTTAATTCGCTTCAATATGACTTCAATGAtcaccaccattagatccgccactgccattgcCACCAAgtaatgagtgacacatttggagagaccacactttccacgggacaggatcacaatcgcgagCAAgttgactgcaagagagagaaaagagaactaTCATTACACCATCCCAAGATCAGTCGCAGTCCCCAGCCCTTGGCACTAATTTCAGGGTTGATGTTGCCTTTGTTAATTGTGATTAGTTCTGTACACAAAACTGATCCGGGGTTGCAATGTGGCAAATTAAAATGAACTGAATTGTACAGAAACTGAGATAAATAAAagattgtggaaaaatgtgaggatgTAGAAGATTCTGATAAAGCAACAATAACGTGAGTTGCTTCAGAAAAAAAATTCCATGAAGGAGGAACAGAACAAGACAAGTTTAATATGAGAATCCCGATGGATGGGACTTCTCTCACCGGGTCTCATTCTTACCCTTCCGATTACCACCAAATAATTACCTGCAAAGTGTACTCTTCCTGCTccagcacagttacctctggtgtccctcaatgaTCTATCTTTTACACGCTCCCATTTCTCATTGCCATGCTACTCCTTGGCGTCATCATCCAAAAATGCTGCATTATTTTCCACATTTCTGTTGACAACACCAAGCTTTACATCACTAACACGTCTGTCAACTCCTTCACGCCTCTAAgttatcacactgcttgtctgacatccatgaTGAACAAAATTTCCTCCAGTTTAATATTAGGAAGTGTGAAACCATTGCCTTCTGCCCGTCACATCTCTGTTCCCGAGCCATTAATTCCAAGCCACTCCCTGACAACTGTCAGACATTGAACAAGACTGTTCACAACGTCAATGTTATACCTGATGAGGAGCCAACCACATAACTGCGCCATCACTAAGGCTACCTATTTCAACCTCTGTCCACTGTCCAACTcgacccctgcctcaactcatctgctgctgaaaccctcatccattctatTGTTTCCTCCAGATTgaatattccaatacactcctgattGGCTTCCTATATTCTTtcttctgtaaacttgaagtcattcaaaaccCTGCTGCCGGTGGCTTTACTCGCACTAAGTCCCGcttccctatcacccttgtgctcactgacctatattggctgccTGCCAAACAACGCCTCTTTTGTAAAATTCTGAGCCTTGTTTTAAATTCCGccgattgcctcacccctcccaacTCTGTAGCCTCCACCAGATCGAAAATCTTTGCAGATTTCTAGTCTCCTCTAATCCTGGCCACTTGTTCATCCTTgatattaattgctccacaattggcgACCGAGCATTCACTGCCTGGATTCTGAGCTCTGAAAATCCCTTCGAAATCTATTCACCTCTCGAACTCGCTTTTCTCCTTTATGATATTTCTTAAAGCATGCCATTATTTCCTTATGTGGATTGGAGTGACATTTTCTTTTctcgataatgctcctgtgaagggccgaGGAAAGTTTTATTCCTTCAAAGGCGCTATATTAGCACAAGGAGCTGTTGCTGACTGGACATTGATGTGGACTAAAGATAAACAAGATGTAAAATGGAATGTGTAATGAAGGCAAGAGACTGCAATACGATCAATAATGAATTCAAAGGGTGCAAGAAAACGGTAAACTAAGCAACGAAATCACACTTACCAGCCCTACTCTCATGTCCTCTTTACTCTTTAATTTTCCCTCCTTTCCAATCTACTCTTTCCCGGTCAACCAATACTAATAACTACCCTGTACTTTCAGACAACTCTGCAATGGATAGACAGGCAGTGGAGGGAGAATCAGGGCAAAATAAAACCATCAGCGATCTAGGGAATTTATGGTCAGTCTGGTGGGTTGGAGAGAGATAAATCTTCAGTGGAGCTAGGGAATCAAATAACGGGAAAACCAGCCAGAGGGAAAGATTCAATCAAGTGGCATTCTTACAAAATGCCAGCTCATATGCATCTCTTTATCCATTTCTACAACCACCTAAATCCATTTCCATAATTTGTTTTGTTCCTTCTCTcgatctctcgctccctctctttctctctctcgctccctctctctctctccccctctctctctgtctctatccctctctgtctcccagctTCAATTGATGGTGCCCTTTTCCCCAGCTCTGTAGGAAGTTAAGATCAAAAATACTCCGACGGGGGTTATCCCTGTCATTTAATTCCCAAGCACTGGGGAAATCGCGAATTGGCGAGTATTGAACCCACAGTGTCCATCACATATGAATTCCATTGATATAATTTTCGGCCTGCTTCATTTAGATTGAAATTTTCACATGCAGTATTTACATTTAACAAAAATAAATCTCTTTCGGTATGACCAAATAATCAATTGCAAAGCCTTGCCCTGTGGTATTTCTCCAGCATTTAATGATCAGTGTAGACGCCATTTGTTCTGCGTCCAAACATAGTTTTAAAAGACTATTACTTATTCTGGATAACTGTCACATTTCTCTGCCATCCAGTGAAGTTTAAACAGTCAAGTTACTGGTTACAGGACGGAAAATAATTGTGCATACAACGCTACATAATAACTAATTGATTTCCTACAGAGGTGCTTTTTGAACAGCACCCTCACCAACAGAGAGCCGACGAGGAAATGACTGGCCCTGACAACTTCTCTCAGATCTCCGGCAGAGTGAAAGTTACTGATAAAAGGTTAACGACATGAAACGTTACCCCTGTTTCCCTCGCTGCAGAAGCTGCCAGACTTGGTGAGTATTGCCAtttttttctggttttatttcatcaTTGATATTGAGTATGTAGTCTATTTCAACAAGGGAAAATACTTTTTTATTAATCAATGTATGAGCAGGACCCTTTCAGTAGAAGCAGTGCAGAGCTATCTTTCTCTGGAATCCTGATTCTTGTGAAGAGCTCATAGACAACGTTCTGGACTAAAATTATCAAATTTCAGGTGAAAATGCTTTGCTTTTCCTTCGGTATTAACCTGATATTTCTGACAATACAAGAAAACAAGTTGAAACCTCAACGGAAACAAAGGTGCAATTTTGCACGGGATGACTGCTGACATCTGTTGCCAGCAGCTATTGGAAATATGGAATTCTCCCAGATACAGTAGTGGGATATCACTCACCATTATTTCTGCGGTTGAAGTTTCAAAAAAGTTGTTAATTTTAATTGAGAAATCGAATTAAGCAGAGAACAAATAATGCTAAATATATTGATACAATGGAATAGGCGATCATATCACATAAGTCAAAACACATTACATAGTTTGCGTATTCTCTGTTTTCTTTgttttctttccatctgtctttctcacaGTCTCCATCTCTTTCTTATGTCCAAATTTATTAATACTAACATGTTACAGTAGAGGGCAAGGAACAAGAACAGAAGCAGTTACACTGCTTTATACTTTGACCAGTTTtattgccttacctgttataccaaCGGCTGCAAGAACAGGATAGTAGATGCGTTCAAATTTAAAGATGAATGGATAATCCATGATCCATGTCATAGAACGCTGTCTGTGAGACTGTGACTGAAAATTGTCAACTCAGTCAAATGAGACCCTACTTATACCAGTGAGCGACAGACGCTGAGATACTTAGTTGAAGTGCACCACATTAGTTACATTCAGTTAAACAAACAAAATTAATCATCTTTTTCCCCAAGACTCCATTATGCAACTAAACCTATTTTCAGGGCAATTTCAAAACACTTAAAAATTGCTTTGGAATATCTTCAAAAACAAGTGGTCACCTGCACGCTGTGACTGAGCTGCATAAACAGCCTCATTAAACAAATCTCTGGACATTGGCTACATGTACAGACAATGACTTTGATTGTCATTTTCAAAAATCTCTACTCAGAACTGTGTACTGTGTGAATGGTCCCCAAGTGTTTGTAATTGGTAGCTGAACTTATTGAATGTAATTGATAATTTAAGCTTCCAGGAGAAGAGAGCAGGGATATATTTAACAGGAAAATAGATAATCACATTGCTATGAAAATTTTTTCAAAGGAAATTTCATTTGCAGGTTTTGAGTTTTTGTGTAAAAcctaacctttactggatgtcacatgcctttagctaaataaacaacaggagccgTGATGACTCGAGGAGTTGTTCCCATAGAAATGACATGCAAAGTTTCATGGTGGTCAGGAAATTTTGGGAAGGCGGTGgtcttatcactggactagtaacccaaagacccagggtatttctctgggggcatgggttcgaatcccaccacagcagaaggtggaatttgaattcaattaatctggaattagaatctagtctaatgatggccatgaaaccactgtcgattgttgtaaaaacccatctgcttcactaatatccttgagggaaggaaatctactatccttacctggtctggcctacatgtgactccagaaccacagcaacgtggttaactcttccatgcctcctgaaatggcctagcaagccactcatttgtacctcaccgctacaaagtcaataaaaaggaatgaaaccggaaggaccaccGGGCAtcgacaagggcaaacccagcccaccgggtggcacagtggtgcagtggatagcaccgcagcctcacagctccagcgacccgggttcaatgctgggtactgcctgtgtggagtttgcaagttctccctgtgactgcgtgggtgttctccacaagccaaaagacttgcaggttgggaggtaaattggccattataaattgcccctagtataggtaggtggtagagaaatatagggacaggtggggatgtggtaggaatatgggattagtgtaggattagtataaatgggtgtttgttggtcggcacagactcggtgggccgaagggcctgtttcagtgctgtatcgctaaactaaactaaaactgaacagccctgtcgaccctacaaagtcctccttactaacatttgggggcttgtgccaaagttgggagaactgtcccccacagactattcaagcaacagcctgacatagtcatactcacgaatcataccttgcagacaatgtcccagaaaccgccatcaccatcctcgggtatgccatgtccaaccggcaggacagactcaccagagtctggtgacagtggtgtacagtagggagggagttgccctgagagccctcaacatcgactccggaccgcatgaagtctcatgtcatgaggtcaaacatgggcaaggtgacGTCCAACTGAATcccaactaccgccctccctcagctgatgactcagtactccaccatgttgaacaccacttggaggaagcactgagggtggcaagggcataaaatgtactctgggtgggggacttcaatgtccatcagtaagagtggctcggcagcaccactgctggccgagtcctaaaggacatagctgctagactgggtctacggcaggtggtgggggaaccaacaccaggggaaaacatacttgacctcgtcctcaccaatctgcctgcagcagatgcttcggtccatgactgcattggtaggagtggccaccgcactgaccctgtggagacaaagtcccgcctttacattgagcaTAGCGTCCGTCCTgctctgtggcactatcaccgtgctaaatgggatagatttcgaacagacctatcaagcaaaactgggcatccatgaggctctgtgggccttcaacagcagcagaattttactcaaccccaatctgcaacctcatggccaggcatatctcccactctaccattaccatcaagccaggagaccaaccctggttcaatgaagagtgcaggtgggcatgccaggagcagcaccaggcatacctcaaaatgagttgtcaacctggtgatgttacaacactggactatctgcctgccaaactgcgcaagcagcatgcgatagagagagctaagtgatcccagaaccaacggatcagatcgaagctctgcagtccagccacatccatccatgaatggtggtggacaattaaacaacgaactggaggaggtggctccacaaatatccccatcttcaatgatgggggagcccagcacatcagtgcaaaagataaggctgaagcagtttcaacaatcttcagccagaagtgccgagttgatgatccatctcggccgtcTCCTGAAGTccagagcatcacagatgccagacttcagccaattcgatttaatcCGCGTGTTATCAAGCAAcgacttaaggcactggatactgcaaatctgtggccctgacaatattccgccaaaagtactgaagacctgagctccagaacttgccgcgcccctagcctagctgttccagtacagctacaacactggcatctacactgcaatgtggaaaattgcccaggtatatcctgtacacaaaaagcagtccatcccggccaattaccgccccaacagcctactctcaatcatcagtaaagtgatggaaggtgtcatcaacagtgccatcaagcggcacctgcttcgcaataacctgctcagtgatgctcagtttgggttctgccagggttctcagctcgtgacctcattacagccttggttcaaacatggtcaaaagtgcTGAAatgaagacgtgaggtgagagtggctgtccttgacatcaaggcagcatttgaccgagtatggcatcaaggagccctagcaaaagtgaggtcaatgggaataagggagaaagccctccgctggctggagtcatacctagcgcaaaggaagatgattgtggttgttggagttcagtcatccgagctccaggacatcactgctagagttcctcagggtcgtgtcctgggcccaaacatcttcagctgcttcatcaatgaccttccttcaatcataaggttagaagtcgggatgttcgctgatgattacacaatgttcagcaccattcgtcactcctcagatactgaagcagtccgtgttgaaatgcagcaagacctggacaatatccaggcttgggctgataagtggcaagtaacattcgcgccacacaagtgccagacaatgatccaactccaacaaaagagaatctaaccatctccccttgacattcaacagcattaacattgctgaatcccccactataaacatcctaggggctaccattgaccagaaactgaactggagtagccatataaataccgtggctacaagagcacgccagaggctaggaatcctgaggcaagtaactcaccccctgactccccaaagcctgtccagcatctccaaggcataagtcaggagtgtgatggattactctccacttgcctggatgggtgcagctcgaacaacactcaagaagctcgacaccatccaggacaaagcagcctgcttgattggcaccccatctacaaacgttcactccctccaccaccgacgcacagtggcagcagtgtgtaccatctacaagatgcactgcagcaatgcaacaagtctccttcgacagcaccttccaaacccgcgacctctgccaagtagaaggataaaggcagcaaatacctgggaacaccaccacctgcaatttcccctccaagtcacacaccatcttgacttggaactatatcgccgttccttcactgccgctgcgtcaaaatcctgaaactgccttccgaacagcactgtgggtataccaacctcaaatggactgcagcggttcaagaatgcagctcaccaccatcttctcaagggcaattagggattggcaataaatgctggactggccagtgtcgtccacatcccatgaatgaattaaaaaaagctttCTGTTGGGATGTGGATATTTTTGTGATTCAGTTGCAGGTCAGCCTGCCAAGAAAAAGGATGCCATCTGATCTTTTCTACCGTTCTCCGAGAAACCCTTGGAatccagtgtgataactgaaactccTGATGTTGCATTTCTTATGGAAGGCATTCCAAATTAATCTTCCACGTCGCCTGTCGGGAAATGCTGCGAaaggtcccagtgacagccgtcaacACATTTGTGGGACGCCAGAAAACAGACAACTGTTATCATTTCACATTTTCTCATATTCCTTCGACaattaacaagtacttggccaaaTTATTTTATTGCCTttattgtatatgtgtgtgttgcgCTATTATtggaaaggaactttcatatttcaatcggtGTGTTACTGCTTTTCATCTTGACTGACCAAGTGGTGTTTTAtaacaaattaataattttgttgcttattatagaaacctggttggtggattttattcttaaATAAAAGAAGAGGATATAATTCGTGGttttggtaactggataaacactgaAATACATTTTGCGACCCATGGAGGAGTggtactagagaaagacagtgaactcgtccagcctcagtcgtaacaacatggTGGAGAAAACAATGgaagaatatgttgatggtgtgagacaaagagagatgTGATAAGGCTCACGTATGGTATGCTCATTCGCATGGGCTAGATGGGCTTAATGACTTCTTTCATTGCTGTAAATTGTATGCAACCTCGCGTCAACATGTGCACAGTTTTTGACCACTCCATTTTTTTTCAAAAGGGTTTTCTATCGAAAATCATAACCACAGAAGATGGGATGAAGGATATTTACGAGTTTTCAAATTGTAACCTTTTATTCTCACCTGTGAATCGGGGGAAACATACTGAGCAATGTTTCTTAGTTGAACCAGACGTATTAGCAATTTCACAGACACACTGAACATCAACCTTTATTCAAAGGTTCGATGGCAGGAATCTAGACCAATGAGATAGAGGATATCACAGGAGTACCATGCATTGTCTTTCGGTAATTTAGTACCATCGACCTAAATGCCGAATTAAACAAATATGGACAGAACCACAGGTCCCATTTGTTCGGAAACGTTTCAGGTAATTGTTCTGTTCTTGCCATTTGTATCTTCACTGTGCTGATCATTTGCTTATTTCCATGTCCCATTACCATGCATATTGCTTGCATTATCATCCCTTCTATCTTTTAATAACTCCTGCCCGCCATGCAATCACAGATATTCCCGTTCTGGAATAGAGTGCATTGCTTCGATTTCCCACTTTTCTTCTTTTCTGGTCCCCCTCCCATGCCATATGCCTCATATTATTCCTACCCTCTCTGGTACTCTGCCCTCCTAAATCTGTACTCCAATCCTTCATCAGTCCCTGATCTTCTTATTCCCCTGCTGCCATTCCAGGCTTGCCTCTCTCTTGACATCCCCAACCGCCGCTCCATTCATTCAGCGACTTCCCCCCCGGGGATAATCTTACCAATATCATTCCCATCCCACTAAACCCTCTAAAAGTTGTCGATGTGGACACTTTCAGTTGGCAGGCTTTCATCGTCCATCTCTGTTCATCCCTCCAAAAAGTCCTAGCAATTGTTAACAAGGTTCTATTCATCTACACGTTGATTCTGGATGATTGCATCGACGTCAAGGCCTTGACTAAAATCTTGTACATGTGCAATGATACATTTCCTCTTAACAAGGACGGGCAAAACCTACTTGCTACCTGTCCCACCTAGAATTCCATGGCGGAAGTGTGGCCCCTGATCACCAAATCTCATCTTGGTTTCCCCATCTGCTCCTGGAATCGGCTCCCCCCTTGAGCATCTCGCCTTGTTTCACCCTCTTCatctctatctaactcagccttgaataaatttcaTGATGCAGCTCGCACTGCTTTCTGGGAGGAAATTTCCACAAACGAACAGAACTTTGAGAACAGATTCTCCTCGATCCGTTTAAAAAGGGAGGCCTCTTATTCTTAATTCTTATTCagctctagtctcccccacaagaggatacatcctcccggtatccggaCGATAaacccccctcaggatcttatttatTTCAactagatcacctcttattctttaaaACTCAAATGTGTTTAGGTCCAAACAGTTCAACCTTTATTCAAAAGATAAGCCCATGATccccggaattagtcgagtgagccttctctgaattgcttctaacGCAATTAAAACATTTTTCAAATAAAGAGGCCGATACTATGCACAGTACTCTGGAAGTGGTCTCACCAACGTGCTGTATAGCTGCAGTCAAACTTACATACTTTGATATTCGTttgcccttgcaataaacgccaacattccatttgctttctgaatcacttgctgtacctgcataataacctttggTCATTCATGCACCAAAACACCCAGATCTCTTTGTACTCCCGAgttctgaaatctctctccattcaaatagtaCATAGGTTTTCAATTCTTCCTGCTAATGGacatgttcacattttcccacattatactccatctatcaAACTTTTGACCACTCTTTCTGCCGATCCATACTTCTGTCTGCAATGTATTTTTGTTCCTATCTTGACGCCATTGGCAAATGTAGGGACCAAACATTTGATCCcttaatccaagtcattgatataaattgcaaatagtTGTGGGCACCGCATTGATCACTGTGGGAAACCCAGTAGTAACAGCTTGTCAACCCAGAAGAAAATCAATTTGTcccttctctctgcttcctgtcagctaACTAGTCCTTTATCAATAACAAtattttaatccctacaccatgTACTCCTATATTGTGTGGTAAAGTTTGAtaagacaccttatcaaatgcattttggaaatctaaGCACATCATATCAACAGGTTTCCCTTGTTCCATCTTGCTGGTTCCTTTCCCGAAGAATTCCAACAAAttaggtaaacatgatttccctttcacaaagctctGACGCCCAGGTCTGATCTCATTATGATTTTCTACGTATCTGCTGTAACCTGCTTAATAACGGATCCGAGtaatttctctatgacagatgttagtctaactgacctctcgtttcctgttttctgtctccatcCTATATTGAATAAAGGAGCTGCATTTGCTATTTTTCAGTCCGCTGGGATCCTTCCATGAAATTTGGAAGCTTATAAACGAGGCCTTGATATTCTCGCAGAAAATTATTTTAAGACAACAGGAGGCAGGCCACCTGGTCCCAGGGTCTTGTCAACCTTTAGGCCTAATAGATTTCCCAGAAGCTTTTCCATGATGATGGTGCTTGTTCTACGCTCTGCACTTCCTTTGTCCTCTTGTCTTTGAAGAATATTCGGTGTGTTTTCTAAGTCTTCTCCACTGAAAGCTGACACAAAACACCTGTTCAACGCATCCATCATTACTTTATTTCTGTTGTCAATTCCCCAGACCCCCGTCTGGATGACCAACAGTAGCTGCAGTTAATACTTACTTGTAGAAAATCGTTCTACCTGTTTTTACATTGCCAGTCATTTTTCTCTCACAATGTACTTTCTCTCTGTTTATATTGTTACTCTTTGAtgattcttaaaatctgtccaatctgatgagctaccactaatctttgcagatttgtacagtgtttcttccaATTTGGTATATCCTTAACTTATTTATTTAGCCAAAGGTAATGCAACCTTACCAACTAATCTTTCATTCTCACAGGAATAACTTTTCTTTCTGATCTCATCAGCTGCATCTGCCACGTTGGTTCGTTCTCCTATCCCACAGGACCAGGACCCCATATCAGTCCTAACCTAAAAGCGTTTGCTTCCATCTCGATAACATTGGCCTTGGGAGGTTTTACAAAAGTATTGACGTTATATGCAAGAAAGTTGCTATCATTATTTCCAACCTCACCTTCTCCTGGCTCTGTATTTGCTTAGAAACCTTTACTGCTCTAACTCATGTCAGTGCTAATGAAAAGCCAACGGCCTGAGATATAaaatttgtttctctctccacagctgctgcctgactttCAGAATAttgccatcattttctgttttattttacaaTATGTGCCGGGCTCAGAGGATTAGCCGAATATGTAGTTTGTATCTCCACAAATGGAACGGTCAGCAGCCAAATAATGTAATTCTTTCTACCTCGTTTTTATCCATTAAGACACTCTTTATAACCTACTTCTTTTTTCCAACATTTTGTCTCCTGACCTAATATCTCGCTATATGTCTTGCTGTCATACGTTGTTTTATAATCTACCTGTGAAGCGACTTGGGCAGTGTTATTACTTTAAATAACTTTATAAAGGCACACTTTAGTTGGATTGTAGGGTGAGTGTCTCGCATCATCTCCTCAAAATACAAAACCACACGTCAGTGGATGATGTTTAACTCCAAAAATGGAATGTTGGAGCAGAGAAAATGGCCATTTGGCCAATGTAACTGTATAAGCCCTTtgcaagagctgtccaattagtccgacTCTCTTCccctttcaccatagccctgtGAATGTCATGTGTGCATCCAGTTCCTTTTTCAAAGTTACCATTGAACCTGCTTCTACCTCCCTTCCACACAGGACAATCCAAATGTTAATAGCTCACATAAAATATTCTGTTCGTGGATGTGCAATCTCCATTCTCGTTTGCAAGTATCATcagtcagtgtcctctggttactgatctctGGTCATTGGAAATAGTATCTTCCTATTTATACAGTCACAAGAACATACATTCATTAGGAAAAGGAGAAGAAGCAGACGATACGACCCCTGGAGGATGctgcaccattcaaaatgatcatagaTGATCCTCGATTCACCATCACCTTCCCCCCACTCCGGTGTCCATtgcttccctgagagaccaaaaaaatgTATAtccctgccttaaatatattcaacgatggagaaaCTACTTGatactggggtagagcattccaaaaatGCACAAATGTTtgagtgaagaaatacctcctcatctccATTCTGAATGATAGTCCTCTTTTCCTGAGACAGTGCCCTCGTGATGTAGATTCCACAGCCAGAGGAAGCAACTTCTTTGTCTGCCCTGTCGAGTACATTCACAATCAAAAGCACCCATATTCTGAACAGTTCTACTACTtattcccttaaccttctcagctctaaggagcaCAGAACGAGTTGTCTGGTCTTCCTACGTAGAtgaaggcatttaagtggtcattggatagacatatgcatgaaaatggaatagtgtaggtcagatgttttcacaggtcggcgcaacatcgagggccgaagggcctgtactgcgctgtaatgttctcatg containing:
- the LOC137366329 gene encoding probable G-protein coupled receptor 139, translated to MDYPFIFKFERIYYPVLAAVGITVNLLAIVILSRGKCGLSKCVTHYLVAMAVADLMVVIIEVILKRINNIYLPINLLFITPVCTIKLVTKMAALHCSVWFTVAFTFDRFVAICCPNLKQRHCTQRTANMVLATVCVLSCLRIIPFYFMYEPQLIINNIPYFCIETPAYYTSPLWAAYEWIDSILTPLVPIFLILLLNALTVKHVIKSNIVRRALLSSINNQNDSESKNRKRSMILLFTISGNFILLWMTYVVHSLKWRVKNYNYTDRYYSNPIYINQQTGYMLQLLSSCTNTCIYGLTQEKFREELKNGVKYLITLNGRLCK